The proteins below come from a single Rosa rugosa chromosome 2, drRosRugo1.1, whole genome shotgun sequence genomic window:
- the LOC133729654 gene encoding endoplasmic reticulum oxidoreductin-1-like: MLHVLCLELDHVHHMELMHDRVLKYPDRVQNLYFAFLFVLRAVTRAADYLEQAEYDTGNHEEDLRTESLMRQLLYNPQLQATCPLPFDEAKLWNSQSGPQLKQKIQKKFRNISALMDCVGCEKCRLWGKLQVLGLGTALKILFSVDGKNHQDQLVCPELQGKGEVGA; the protein is encoded by the exons ATGCTCCATGTTCTCTGCTTG GAACTTGACCATGTTCATCACATGGAACTGATGCATGATCGCGTTTTAAAATATCCAGATCGTGTTCAGAATTTGTACTTCGCATTCCTCTTTGTTCTCCGGGCAGTGACAAGA GCTGCAGATTACTTAGAGCAGGCTGAGTATGATACAGGTAATCATGAGGAAGACCTTAGAACAGAGTCTTTGATGAGGCAGCTACTTTACAATCCTCAACTCCAAGCTACATGTCCCCTACCGTTTGATGAAGCAAAGCTCTGGAACAGTCAGAGCGGACCACAATTGAAgcaaaaaattcaaaagaaatTCAGAAACATCAG TGCATTAATGGATTGTGTGGGATGTGAGAAATGTCGGCTCTGGGGAAAGCTTCAAGTTCTTGGTCTTGGTACTGCATTGAAGATCCTCTTTTCTGTGGATGGTAAAAATCATCAAGATCAACTT GTATGTCCAGAACTACAGGGAAAAGGAGAAGTTGGAGCATAG
- the LOC133729652 gene encoding beta-glucosidase 12-like isoform X1, with protein MAFRLGITLLLVLVCTAVTSSRAANSQHRDTSSLHRSSFPAGFVFGTASSAYQYEGAANEGGRGPSIWDTYTRKYPEKIHDHSTGDVAIDEYHRYKEDIRIMKDMGLDAYRFSISWSRLLPNGKLSGCVNKEGIKYYNNLINELIANGLVPYVTLFHWDTPQALEDEFGGFLSPKIVDHFKDYANLCYKEFGDRVKHWITLNEPWSYSNGGYVIGTFAPTRCSDWQNLNCTGGDSGTEPYLASHYQLLAHAAAVKLYRDKYQASQKGVIGITLLSYWFVPYSDAKWDVDAAERALDFMYGWFMDPLINGDYPRSMRYLVADRLPKFTKEESKLLKGSFDFIGVNYYTANFAAYKAPCFNAAHPNANNPSYTTDALVNLSVERDGVPIGPKTALDWLYIYPEGFRELLLYTKNKYNDPVIYITENGVNELNDPGLSLEEALTDNHRIDYYDAHLSYLLSAIKDGVKVKGYFAWSLFDNFEWNTGYTCRFGLNFIDYKNGLKRYPKLSAGWFKKFLQKCVELDAISSRKFQSM; from the exons ATGGCATTCCGATTAGGCATAACCCTCCTACTTGTTCTGGTCTGCACTGCTGTGACAAGCAGTAGAGCTGCCAACTCACAGCACCGTGACACTTCTTCCCTCCACCGGAGCAGTTTTCCGGCAGGTTTCGTGTTCGGGACAGCTTCATCGGCTTACCAG TATGAAGGTGCTGCAAATGAAGGTGGTAGAGGTCCAAGTATATGGGACACATACACTCGCAAGTATCCCG agaagattCACGACCACAGTACTGGAGATGTGGCTATTGATGAGTATCATCGCTATAAG GAAGATATCCGGATTATGAAAGACATGGGGCTTGATGCTTACAGGTTTTCAATTTCATGGTCAAGATTGTTACCAA ATGGAAAGCTGAGTGGATGTGTGAACAAGGAAGGAATCAAATATTATAACAACCTCATCAACGAGCTTATAGCCAATG GTCTTGTACCCTATGTTACACTCTTTCATTGGGATACCCCTCAAGCTTTGGAAGATGAATTCGGTGGCTTCCTTAGCCCTAAAATTGT GGACCATTTCAAGGACTATGCAAATCTCTGCTATAAAGAATTTGGTGACAGAGTTAAGCACTGGATCACGTTAAATGAGCCATGGAGCTACTCCAATGGTGGTTATGTGATTGGAACATTTGCACCAACCCGATGTTCTGATTGGCAAAACCTAAATTGCACGGGTGGAGATTCAGGGACTGAGCCATACTTGGCGTCACATTACCAACTTCTAGCTCATGCAGCCGCCGTAAAATTGTACAGAGACAAATATCAG GCATCACAGAAGGGCGTGATTGGAATAACACTACTATCATATTGGTTCGTGCCATATTCTGATGCAAAGTGGGATGTAGATGCTGCAGAACGTGCATTGGATTTTATGTATGGATG GTTTATGGACCCCCTAATTAATGGAGACTATCCACGCAGCATGCGATATCTTGTTGCAGACCGATTACCCAAATTCACAAAAGAAGAATCCAAGTTGCTTAAGGGTTCATTTGATTTTATTGGAGTAAACTACTACACTGCTAACTTTGCAGCCTACAAGGCACCTTGTTTTAATGCTGCTCATCCTAATGCGAATAACCCAAGCTACACTACAGACGCTCTCGTTAATCTTTCAG TCGAGCGTGATGGTGTTCCTATTGGTCCAAAG ACTGCTTTGGATTGGCTCTATATTTATCCAGAAGGATTTCGAGAGCTCTTGCTCTACACAAAGAACAAGTATAATGATCCAGTTATCTACATCACTGAAAATG GAGTTAATGAGCTGAACGATCCCGGATTATCGCTTGAGGAAGCCCTAACCGATAATCATAGAATTGACTATTACGATGCCCATCTCAGTTATCTTCTTTCAGCAATCAA GGACGGGGTTAAGGTGAAAGGATATTTTGCGTGGTCATTGTTTGATAACTTTGAATGGAATACGGGTTACACTTGTAGATTCGGCCTCAACTTTATAGATTACAAAAATGGACTCAAACGATACCCTAAACTCTCAGCTGGCTGGTTCAAGAAGTTTCTTCAAAAGTGTGTCGAGTTAGACGCAATTTCCTCTCGCAAATTTCAATCAATGTAA
- the LOC133729652 gene encoding beta-glucosidase 12-like isoform X2, which translates to MKDMGLDAYRFSISWSRLLPNGKLSGCVNKEGIKYYNNLINELIANGLVPYVTLFHWDTPQALEDEFGGFLSPKIVDHFKDYANLCYKEFGDRVKHWITLNEPWSYSNGGYVIGTFAPTRCSDWQNLNCTGGDSGTEPYLASHYQLLAHAAAVKLYRDKYQASQKGVIGITLLSYWFVPYSDAKWDVDAAERALDFMYGWFMDPLINGDYPRSMRYLVADRLPKFTKEESKLLKGSFDFIGVNYYTANFAAYKAPCFNAAHPNANNPSYTTDALVNLSVERDGVPIGPKTALDWLYIYPEGFRELLLYTKNKYNDPVIYITENGVNELNDPGLSLEEALTDNHRIDYYDAHLSYLLSAIKDGVKVKGYFAWSLFDNFEWNTGYTCRFGLNFIDYKNGLKRYPKLSAGWFKKFLQKCVELDAISSRKFQSM; encoded by the exons ATGAAAGACATGGGGCTTGATGCTTACAGGTTTTCAATTTCATGGTCAAGATTGTTACCAA ATGGAAAGCTGAGTGGATGTGTGAACAAGGAAGGAATCAAATATTATAACAACCTCATCAACGAGCTTATAGCCAATG GTCTTGTACCCTATGTTACACTCTTTCATTGGGATACCCCTCAAGCTTTGGAAGATGAATTCGGTGGCTTCCTTAGCCCTAAAATTGT GGACCATTTCAAGGACTATGCAAATCTCTGCTATAAAGAATTTGGTGACAGAGTTAAGCACTGGATCACGTTAAATGAGCCATGGAGCTACTCCAATGGTGGTTATGTGATTGGAACATTTGCACCAACCCGATGTTCTGATTGGCAAAACCTAAATTGCACGGGTGGAGATTCAGGGACTGAGCCATACTTGGCGTCACATTACCAACTTCTAGCTCATGCAGCCGCCGTAAAATTGTACAGAGACAAATATCAG GCATCACAGAAGGGCGTGATTGGAATAACACTACTATCATATTGGTTCGTGCCATATTCTGATGCAAAGTGGGATGTAGATGCTGCAGAACGTGCATTGGATTTTATGTATGGATG GTTTATGGACCCCCTAATTAATGGAGACTATCCACGCAGCATGCGATATCTTGTTGCAGACCGATTACCCAAATTCACAAAAGAAGAATCCAAGTTGCTTAAGGGTTCATTTGATTTTATTGGAGTAAACTACTACACTGCTAACTTTGCAGCCTACAAGGCACCTTGTTTTAATGCTGCTCATCCTAATGCGAATAACCCAAGCTACACTACAGACGCTCTCGTTAATCTTTCAG TCGAGCGTGATGGTGTTCCTATTGGTCCAAAG ACTGCTTTGGATTGGCTCTATATTTATCCAGAAGGATTTCGAGAGCTCTTGCTCTACACAAAGAACAAGTATAATGATCCAGTTATCTACATCACTGAAAATG GAGTTAATGAGCTGAACGATCCCGGATTATCGCTTGAGGAAGCCCTAACCGATAATCATAGAATTGACTATTACGATGCCCATCTCAGTTATCTTCTTTCAGCAATCAA GGACGGGGTTAAGGTGAAAGGATATTTTGCGTGGTCATTGTTTGATAACTTTGAATGGAATACGGGTTACACTTGTAGATTCGGCCTCAACTTTATAGATTACAAAAATGGACTCAAACGATACCCTAAACTCTCAGCTGGCTGGTTCAAGAAGTTTCTTCAAAAGTGTGTCGAGTTAGACGCAATTTCCTCTCGCAAATTTCAATCAATGTAA